The Streptomyces sp. NBC_00236 DNA window GTGCCCGGGTTGACGGACCCCGCGGCCGCCCTGGGCAGCCGTCCCGAGGCCAGCGTGGAGTGCTCGGCGACCGCGGTCTGGGCGGAGAGGGTGAATACCGGCCAGCCGCCGTTCAGCTCGGGCAGCCACGCGTCGGTGGCCTCCACCGGCTTGCGGGTGCGTGCTCCGTAGGCGGACTGACCGGTGTCGACGCGCAGCGAATCCGGCAGGGCGGCCAGAATCTGCTGGTAGTTCTCGGTCAGCCGACGGGCCTCCAGCGCATCGAAGGCGCTTCCCGGTGCACCGTCCACGTCCTGCCACGGATCGCTGCTCAGCTGGATGACGCTGCCGTCCGGCGAGGTGGCGCTCACCTCGTGGCGCAGGCCCCGGCTTTCGTACCCGGCCACCGCGCCCGGGAACGCCGCGGCAAGGAACGAGGTGACCAGGACGAGGAACAGCAGGGCGACGGCGGACCCCGGCGCCGTACGCAGCCGGGTGCGGACCCAGGGGGCGTTGGCCTGCATATCACTCGCCTCCCTGGACACGGAGCGCCGCGGCGGGATCGCCTCGGCGCATCGCCAGCGCCGCCACGATGAGCGCGGGTGCGGCGGCGACTGCCGCGACCAGCAGCGCCACGCGCCCGAGCGGCAGTTCCACCAGCACACTCGGAGCAGGCTGTGTGGCCTGTCCGGTCAGCACGATCAGCGGTACGACGGCGCGGGTGAGCACCGCGCCGAGGGCCAGCCCGATCAGCAGCCCCAGCCCGATCAGCAGGGACTGCTCGACGGCGAGCAGCCTGGCCAGCTGGCGCCGGGGGGCGCCGAGCGCCCGGAGCACCGCGAACTCCGCCGAGCGTTCCCGCAGCGTTCCCACCGCGCCCACCGCGAAGCCGACCGCGGCCAGCGCCGCGGCGACGAGTGCCACCGCGAGCAATGCCGACTGCGGGCCGGCTCCGAGCGGATCGTCGTGCAGGTCCTCGGCGATCTCGTCGCGCACCTGGATCTGGGTCGGGTCGATCTCGGCCCTGTCGCGCAGGGCCGCCGCGACCTCCGCCGCGGCCCCGCGCTCGGTGAACAGCCACCATTCGGTGGGCGGGAACGCCGAGTCGGGACGGGTGGCGAGCACCCGGTTGACGGCGCGCAGATCGACCAGCAGCGCACCGCCGTCGGGCGCGGGCTTGACAGCCGGGTCGAGGGCGCCCGCACCGGGCCCGGTGGTCGGAATACCGCGGAGAGCGCCCACGATCTTCACCTTGACGGGGCCTCCGGGCATCGGAATGTCGATCACGGATCCGTTCTTCGCACCACTGGACTCGAGGAAGCGGTCGGTGGCGAGCGCGGCCGGCAGGGCCGGTTCCCCACGCTTGGCCGCGACCCGGACGGTGACCGTGCGCTTCGGGCCCCATTGCTCCTCGAACGCCACTTTGCCCGTGTGGTAAGTGACGTCGAGGGCTGTCCCGGACGGCGAGCCCACGGCGGTGATCGCGGGGCCGCGCTCCTTCAGGGACGAGTCGGGCTCGACGCTCACCGTGGCCTTCGCCCCCCACGTCAGGTCCTTCGGCACGGTGACCCCGCGGGTGGCGCCGTCCGCGGTGACCGAGCGCATCCCGCCGATCGTGAGCCGCTTGGCGACGATCCGGTCCGGATAACCCGCCTCGTCGAACTCCACCCCGGTCAGTGCCAGCGGACCCGCCGGCCTTCCCGCCGGGGCGTCCGCCGCCTTGGCGAGGTCGACGGTCATCGCGTGCGGCTTGCCGTCCGGCGCGAGTGTGTCCGACTCCAGCCGGTAGGGCACTCCGAAGCGGTCCTCGAAGGTCAGAGTGATGGCCGTGCCCTCTCGCTTGTCCGGGCCGTCCTCGGCGGCGCTCAGCGTGACGTCGAGGACGAGGCGCACCGTGTCATCGGGCAGCAGCACACCCGCGCGTGCGGTCTTCCCCGGGCGCAGGGTCCTCAGCAGCTTGCCCGGGTCGGTGTCGGCCTGGTCGTCCCGCAGCCGGAGTTCCGTGCCCGCGAGCCCGGTGTCGAGCGCGAGCACGGTGGCCTGGCGTCCGCCCGAGAGACCGAGACCGGTACGCGCGGCCGGGACCGCTGCCCGTACGCCCGGCATCCCGTCGTACACACCGCCCTGGCCGAACCGGGAGGTGCCGCTGCCCAGTACGCGCAGGGGGGCGCCGGCCCGGAAGTCCGCCTGGTCGTCCTGCGAGCGGTCCCAGGACGCGCCCTGGCCGATCGCCAGCATGCCCATCGCGACAGCGAGCACCAGCAGCAGCACCGGTCCCGCGCCGCGCAGCGGTCTGCGGCTGATCTGCCAGCCCGCCAGCGGGACGGTCAGGCCCCGGCCCGCGGTCGCCCGCCGCTCGGCGAGCTTCGCCGTCGGCGGCAGCAACCGCAGGGTGAGGACGGTCCCGGCCAGCAGCGCCAGGGCGGGCGCCACGACGAGCAGCGGGTCGATGCCCAACTCGCCCTCGCGGTCACCGCTGAGGGCGCCACCGCCCGAGGTACTCCGGTCCAGCTGCCAGAACGCGACGGCTGCGACGGCCACGAGTGCGATGTCCGCGCCCGTCCGCAGCGGGGCGGGCAGCGTGCGGCCGCGCCCGCGTGCCGCGACCGCCGCGGTGAGCGCCGGGGCCACCACGGCCGCGGCACAGGCCAGCGCCGCCACCACGCCGACCAGCCAGACCTCCGCGGTCGGACCGGTGTCGACGCGCAGCCCGATTCTGGCCAGCAGCCCCTGTCCGGCGAGCAACCGGGTGAGCGGGCCCGCGAGCAGTGGCGCGCACACGGCGGCGGGCAGCGCGAGGAGCAGCGCCTCCAGGGCGGAGAGCGCGGCGAGACGGCCACGCGAAGCGCCGCGGGCCAGCAGCACCTGGGTCTCGCCCGCGCGTTCCGTGCTCAGCAGCCGGGCCACCAGCAGCAGCGTGTACGCGGCGAGCAGCACCAGCTGCAACGAGATGATCAGCAGGGTCGCCCTGGACACGAGCAGCGCCCGCTCCAGCGCGCCGAGGACGTCGGGCAGCGAGGTACGCGTGGTGACGCCGCTCTCCAGCCCCGGCCGGGCGGCGACGAGCTTCTGGCTGTTCTTCGCGGCCGTCCGCAGGGAGTCGATCCGGTCGGCGCCGAATGTGGTGAAGTCTGCCGTGGCCAGCCAGGACGCACCGCCGTGCGTGATCCGGCCGGACCCGAAGGCCGCGGTGTCGGTCAGCAGCGGCCCGTACGTGAGGAACGAGTCCTTGTGGACACCGCGCCCGCCCAGCTCGTCCAGCTGCCAGTACGGATCGTTCCGGTCGACGGGACGGTAGACGCCGGTGACGCGTATGCGCACCGCGGGACCACCGAGCCGGTCGGCGAGGGTCAGTACCCGCGGCCCCGGCAGCAGCTTCAGCTGCGTCGCGGCGGCCTCGGGCACGGCGACCCCGACCACGTCGTCCTGTCCCGCCGACGGCCAGGCGCCCTTCGACAGGCGGACCCGAGAGCGGTCCGCGAGGGCGAACATGGTGAGGTCGGGTTCGCCCTCGCGGGCGG harbors:
- a CDS encoding FtsX-like permease family protein, producing the protein MTGFVFLRVRAHRLLVTAALLAVLLTTAVLATLAAFSGSVGDAGLRHALQTRDAAAASLIIKAESPEAVEAVQVRRGARQAFDGLPVTLRQFDRSGPYALPRSLQPPAAREGEPDLTMFALADRSRVRLSKGAWPSAGQDDVVGVAVPEAAATQLKLLPGPRVLTLADRLGGPAVRIRVTGVYRPVDRNDPYWQLDELGGRGVHKDSFLTYGPLLTDTAAFGSGRITHGGASWLATADFTTFGADRIDSLRTAAKNSQKLVAARPGLESGVTTRTSLPDVLGALERALLVSRATLLIISLQLVLLAAYTLLLVARLLSTERAGETQVLLARGASRGRLAALSALEALLLALPAAVCAPLLAGPLTRLLAGQGLLARIGLRVDTGPTAEVWLVGVVAALACAAAVVAPALTAAVAARGRGRTLPAPLRTGADIALVAVAAVAFWQLDRSTSGGGALSGDREGELGIDPLLVVAPALALLAGTVLTLRLLPPTAKLAERRATAGRGLTVPLAGWQISRRPLRGAGPVLLLVLAVAMGMLAIGQGASWDRSQDDQADFRAGAPLRVLGSGTSRFGQGGVYDGMPGVRAAVPAARTGLGLSGGRQATVLALDTGLAGTELRLRDDQADTDPGKLLRTLRPGKTARAGVLLPDDTVRLVLDVTLSAAEDGPDKREGTAITLTFEDRFGVPYRLESDTLAPDGKPHAMTVDLAKAADAPAGRPAGPLALTGVEFDEAGYPDRIVAKRLTIGGMRSVTADGATRGVTVPKDLTWGAKATVSVEPDSSLKERGPAITAVGSPSGTALDVTYHTGKVAFEEQWGPKRTVTVRVAAKRGEPALPAALATDRFLESSGAKNGSVIDIPMPGGPVKVKIVGALRGIPTTGPGAGALDPAVKPAPDGGALLVDLRAVNRVLATRPDSAFPPTEWWLFTERGAAAEVAAALRDRAEIDPTQIQVRDEIAEDLHDDPLGAGPQSALLAVALVAAALAAVGFAVGAVGTLRERSAEFAVLRALGAPRRQLARLLAVEQSLLIGLGLLIGLALGAVLTRAVVPLIVLTGQATQPAPSVLVELPLGRVALLVAAVAAAPALIVAALAMRRGDPAAALRVQGGE